From one Amycolatopsis sp. FDAARGOS 1241 genomic stretch:
- a CDS encoding D-alanyl-D-alanine carboxypeptidase family protein, whose protein sequence is MRRRDRGYRVVTRLLAFVLWPAAALVAPRRGRHLACQWALAVRFPAEDLTGLSPGTQAAFAAARATALWRDGVLLGLTSGHRDAGEQERLFAAEVRRAGSAVAARRRTLPPGESWHVRGRAVDVRPREGARWLEVHGGQHRLYRVYDNEWWHFEHHPEGRPPRLPHPGSCLADAEQ, encoded by the coding sequence GTGCGGCGGCGTGACCGCGGCTACCGGGTGGTGACCCGGCTGCTGGCCTTCGTGCTGTGGCCGGCTGCCGCGCTCGTCGCGCCGCGGCGGGGGCGGCACCTCGCGTGCCAGTGGGCGCTCGCCGTCCGGTTCCCCGCCGAGGATCTCACCGGTCTGAGCCCCGGGACGCAGGCCGCGTTCGCCGCCGCCCGGGCGACGGCGCTGTGGCGGGACGGCGTTCTGCTCGGCCTCACGTCCGGCCACCGCGACGCCGGTGAGCAGGAGCGGCTCTTCGCCGCCGAAGTCCGGCGCGCCGGGTCCGCCGTCGCGGCGCGCCGGCGGACGTTGCCGCCGGGGGAGTCGTGGCACGTGCGGGGCAGGGCGGTGGACGTGCGCCCGCGCGAGGGGGCGCGGTGGCTGGAGGTCCACGGTGGACAGCACCGGCTCTACCGCGTGTACGACAACGAATGGTGGCACTTCGAGCACCACCCCGAAGGCCGCCCCCCGCGGCTGCCGCATCCGGGCAGCTGCCTGGCCGACGCCGAACAGTGA
- the bla gene encoding class A beta-lactamase, with the protein MEGFRETADADHFRRGISLLRKTVPLVALALLAGCAVPASPQVAPPTTPSSAAVSSHDFADVERTFGARLGVYALDTGSGREVAYRADERFAYASTHKVFSSAAVLKKLGVAGIDRVVKYTQADVVSASPITSQHVADGMTLRAVMDAALRYSDNTGANLLFRELGGPPALGSWLSSIGDRTTHVDRTETTLNESAPGDVRDTTTPRTWARDLRAVVLGSVLPPDARTFLTDTMRANTTGAATIRAGVPAGWQVADKTGTADHGTRNDIAITWPPGRAPIVLVVLSDHRAADATTDDALIARVTTAAVKALG; encoded by the coding sequence ATGGAGGGGTTTCGTGAGACTGCGGATGCCGATCACTTCCGAAGGGGGATCTCGTTGCTTCGCAAGACTGTGCCGCTGGTGGCCCTCGCGCTGCTGGCGGGGTGTGCCGTGCCCGCGTCTCCGCAGGTCGCGCCGCCGACCACCCCATCGTCGGCGGCCGTTTCGAGCCACGACTTCGCGGACGTGGAGCGGACGTTCGGCGCCCGCCTCGGCGTGTACGCCCTCGACACCGGCTCTGGCCGCGAGGTCGCCTACCGCGCCGACGAGCGCTTCGCGTACGCCTCGACGCACAAGGTGTTCAGCTCTGCCGCGGTGCTGAAGAAGCTCGGCGTGGCCGGCATCGACCGCGTGGTGAAGTACACGCAAGCCGACGTCGTCTCCGCCTCGCCGATCACTTCGCAGCACGTCGCGGACGGCATGACGTTGCGCGCGGTCATGGACGCGGCCTTGCGCTACAGCGACAACACCGGCGCCAACCTCCTCTTCCGCGAACTCGGCGGCCCCCCGGCGCTGGGCTCGTGGCTCAGCTCGATCGGCGACCGGACGACCCACGTCGACCGCACCGAAACCACCCTCAACGAAAGCGCCCCCGGCGACGTCCGCGATACGACGACGCCACGCACGTGGGCACGCGATCTGCGCGCGGTGGTCCTCGGCTCGGTGCTGCCGCCGGACGCCCGCACCTTCCTGACCGACACCATGCGCGCCAATACCACCGGCGCCGCCACCATCCGCGCCGGCGTTCCGGCCGGCTGGCAGGTCGCCGACAAAACCGGCACCGCCGACCACGGCACCCGCAACGACATCGCGATCACCTGGCCCCCCGGCCGGGCCCCGATCGTCCTCGTGGTGCTCTCCGACCACCGCGCCGCGGACGCCACAACGGACGACGCGCTGATCGCCCGCGTCACGACCGCCGCGGTGAAGGCCTTGGGATGA
- a CDS encoding LysR family transcriptional regulator, producing MLVDLIGSCRAFVGVSETGSFTAGAAVAGIPQPVASRRIAALERHLGERLFDRATRRAQLTPFGRDLLPSARRLVRLADAMEHDAKRAKLRPLRLAVPDTCTTRDLAELDAEARALGVFLEFRPAPPGERAELVRTHDVRAAVVAVPTGDALWTVPLGVAGTERRPLPPVVHLDTLRAGRGARAERRRVWIQPEDDVPHIRDRVSRVRDAVGLQPAQVAVADSLTAAAAGVYSSADLLLCSVVQATELGLGWRPIGELDLARGFDVAAALGEDAQHLRTQLRAGLARCLGATDEEDG from the coding sequence GTGCTCGTGGACCTGATCGGCAGCTGCCGCGCGTTCGTCGGCGTGAGCGAGACCGGGAGCTTCACCGCAGGCGCCGCGGTGGCCGGCATCCCGCAGCCCGTGGCGAGCCGCCGCATCGCTGCGCTCGAGCGCCACCTCGGCGAGCGGTTGTTCGACCGCGCGACGCGCCGGGCACAGCTGACGCCCTTCGGCCGCGACCTGCTGCCGTCGGCGCGGCGGCTGGTGCGCCTGGCCGACGCGATGGAACACGACGCCAAACGCGCCAAGCTCCGGCCGCTGCGCCTGGCCGTGCCGGACACCTGCACCACCCGCGACCTGGCCGAGCTCGACGCCGAGGCCCGCGCGCTCGGCGTCTTCCTCGAGTTCCGCCCGGCGCCGCCCGGGGAACGCGCGGAGCTCGTCCGCACGCACGACGTCCGGGCCGCGGTCGTCGCCGTGCCCACCGGTGATGCCCTGTGGACGGTCCCGCTCGGTGTCGCGGGCACGGAGCGCCGGCCGCTCCCGCCCGTCGTCCACCTCGACACGCTGCGGGCCGGGCGCGGCGCGAGGGCCGAGCGCCGCCGCGTGTGGATCCAGCCCGAGGACGACGTGCCCCACATCCGCGACCGGGTCTCCCGCGTGCGCGACGCCGTCGGCCTGCAGCCCGCGCAGGTCGCCGTCGCCGATTCGCTGACGGCCGCCGCGGCAGGCGTCTACTCCTCGGCCGACCTGCTGCTGTGCTCGGTCGTCCAAGCGACCGAACTGGGCCTCGGCTGGCGGCCGATCGGGGAGCTCGACCTGGCGCGCGGCTTCGACGTCGCGGCCGCGCTCGGCGAAGATGCCCAGCACCTGCGCACGCAGCTGCGGGCCGGTCTCGCCCGCTGCCTCGGCGCGACCGACGAGGAGGACGGGTGA
- a CDS encoding serine hydrolase — translation MSTEALLRTLRAELDDGGLRGSFLVRDLRTGRELGIDPDLEFPSASLVKVPLAAATLERVRLGELDGATPIDVRPGRVTTPGPTGLARFRHPARVAIDDLLYLSLAISDGTAADALFQLTPPAEVTRMLREWGVDGVTVRHPMGELADTPAERFGPGEIHLAHSLAIRAGTAGRGHPVSQLDISRASSGSARAYTGLLEALWRPSKVDEAVAARVRELMAQNLMRQRLSPDFWSDATKWSSKTGTLLNLRHEVGVAEHADGQVFAVAALTESRVPAAIQPEAEILMARVARTLRDHLRSH, via the coding sequence GTGAGCACCGAAGCCCTGCTGCGAACGCTGCGCGCCGAACTCGACGACGGCGGGCTGCGCGGCTCGTTCCTGGTGCGCGACCTGCGCACCGGCCGCGAGCTCGGCATCGACCCCGATCTGGAGTTCCCGAGCGCGTCGCTGGTCAAGGTCCCGCTCGCCGCCGCGACGCTCGAACGCGTCCGCCTCGGCGAGCTCGACGGCGCCACCCCGATCGACGTCCGGCCGGGCCGGGTCACCACTCCCGGCCCCACCGGCCTCGCCCGCTTCCGGCACCCGGCGCGCGTCGCGATCGACGACCTGCTCTACCTGAGCCTGGCGATCAGCGACGGCACGGCGGCCGACGCGCTGTTCCAGCTCACGCCGCCGGCCGAGGTCACGCGGATGCTGCGCGAGTGGGGTGTCGACGGCGTCACCGTCCGGCACCCGATGGGCGAGCTGGCCGACACACCGGCCGAACGCTTCGGGCCAGGAGAGATCCACCTGGCCCACTCACTCGCCATCCGCGCCGGGACCGCCGGCCGCGGGCACCCGGTGTCGCAATTGGACATCAGCCGCGCCAGCTCCGGGTCGGCCCGCGCGTACACCGGCCTGCTCGAAGCGCTGTGGCGGCCGTCCAAGGTGGACGAAGCGGTGGCCGCGCGGGTACGCGAGCTGATGGCCCAGAACCTGATGCGGCAACGGCTTTCACCCGACTTCTGGTCCGACGCCACGAAGTGGTCGTCGAAGACCGGGACCCTGCTGAACCTGCGGCACGAGGTCGGGGTCGCCGAGCACGCCGACGGTCAGGTGTTCGCGGTCGCCGCGCTCACCGAGTCACGGGTCCCCGCGGCGATCCAGCCCGAAGCCGAGATCCTCATGGCCCGCGTCGCCCGGACGCTGCGCGACCACCTGCGGTCGCACTGA
- a CDS encoding TetR/AcrR family transcriptional regulator, protein MPTTRSEQRARTREHLLEATVGCLVEFGYAGTTTQRVQERAGVSRGALLHHFGSKADLFVAAIHHIAEQQLVRVRAAGAGARSKRDLVTALREAMSGSLFLAGLELWLGARTDPALRTALLPAERELGRELRETFESFGNDRIGYESLLVLLRGLALTSILRDDPGVADAIVDRWFERMA, encoded by the coding sequence ATGCCCACCACCCGCAGCGAACAACGAGCGCGGACCCGCGAGCACCTGCTGGAGGCAACCGTCGGGTGCCTGGTGGAGTTCGGCTACGCGGGCACCACCACCCAGCGCGTGCAGGAGCGGGCCGGGGTGTCGCGCGGCGCGCTGCTGCACCACTTCGGGTCCAAAGCGGACTTGTTCGTCGCCGCGATCCACCACATCGCCGAGCAGCAGCTGGTTCGGGTGCGCGCGGCCGGCGCGGGTGCCCGTTCGAAACGCGATCTCGTGACGGCGTTGCGTGAGGCGATGTCGGGATCGTTGTTCCTCGCGGGCCTCGAACTGTGGCTGGGCGCGCGCACCGATCCGGCTTTGCGCACGGCTCTGCTGCCGGCGGAACGCGAGCTGGGCCGCGAACTGCGGGAGACTTTCGAGTCCTTCGGGAACGATCGGATCGGCTACGAATCGCTGCTCGTGCTGCTTCGGGGGCTCGCGCTCACCAGCATCCTGCGCGACGACCCCGGAGTGGCCGACGCCATCGTGGACCGGTGGTTCGAGCGGATGGCCTGA